Proteins from one Deltaproteobacteria bacterium genomic window:
- a CDS encoding YjbQ family protein, which yields MRKTIKVKTTNREGLYDITSEVRDFVAVTDIICGLVNVYVRGATAAIMIQENWDKSVQSDVITLLRKLIPQGVWQHDTQDGNGDAHLKSGLIGPSVTIPIADSELLLSTWQNIFLCEFDGPRDRREIVLTAFGN from the coding sequence ATGCGAAAGACTATTAAAGTTAAAACCACTAATCGAGAAGGTTTGTATGATATTACTAGTGAAGTCCGCGATTTTGTTGCGGTGACTGACATCATCTGTGGCTTAGTAAATGTCTATGTACGTGGCGCAACAGCTGCCATAATGATTCAAGAAAATTGGGATAAGTCAGTACAGAGTGATGTTATTACTTTGTTGCGCAAACTCATTCCGCAGGGTGTATGGCAACATGACACTCAAGATGGTAATGGCGATGCGCATTTAAAATCAGGTCTTATCGGCCCTTCTGTGACTATACCAATAGCTGATAGCGAATTATTACTTTCAACATGGCAAAATATTTTTTTATGTGAATTTGATGGTCCACGTGACCGACGAGAAATTGTATTAACAGCGTTTGGTAACTAG
- the coaD gene encoding pantetheine-phosphate adenylyltransferase, with amino-acid sequence MHESTLALYPGSFDPITNGHINIIERGLKVFDRLIVGVATNIRKQQLFSPEERVMMIKETIGTNSKVEVVAFDGLLVDFARSRGVAAILRGLRAVSDFEFEFQMAHMNRRLGPNIETVFMMTGEDHFYVSSQLVREIARFQGDVSGVVPKPVAERLHQHFNK; translated from the coding sequence ATGCATGAATCTACTCTTGCACTATATCCTGGATCTTTTGATCCAATAACTAACGGGCATATCAATATAATTGAACGAGGATTAAAAGTTTTTGATCGATTAATAGTTGGTGTTGCTACCAATATTAGAAAGCAACAGCTTTTTTCACCAGAAGAACGAGTAATGATGATTAAAGAAACAATTGGTACAAATAGCAAAGTCGAAGTTGTAGCATTTGATGGATTACTTGTTGATTTTGCACGCAGTCGTGGCGTTGCCGCAATATTACGAGGTTTGCGGGCAGTATCTGATTTTGAATTTGAATTTCAGATGGCTCATATGAATAGGCGCTTAGGCCCAAATATTGAGACGGTGTTTATGATGACCGGCGAAGACCATTTTTATGTGTCTAGCCAATTAGTGCGCGAGATTGCTCGTTTTCAAGGTGATGTTTCAGGAGTAGTCCCAAAACCAGTTGCTGAGCGTTTACATCAGCATTTTAATAAATAA
- a CDS encoding helix-turn-helix domain-containing protein, which yields MRNRIAERREQLRLNKTEAAQRVGTSKQHYGRLEAGITGLDAEWLIKLGKAFECRPLDLVPELGDIEAMSVPLVGYVGAGEKVLNFDDGELERIEPPPLEASVLRVRGDSMWPVYREGDLLFFIPTDTFDPQACLYRDCILQLVDGLTYVKRIIPGPDPTLFTLTSYRGPEIIGVQIRWASPVLWIKRA from the coding sequence ATGCGAAATCGAATTGCAGAGCGACGTGAACAGCTTAGGCTGAATAAAACTGAGGCGGCACAACGTGTTGGCACCAGTAAACAACATTATGGCCGATTAGAAGCTGGCATAACCGGTTTAGATGCAGAATGGCTAATAAAACTTGGCAAAGCTTTTGAATGTCGTCCCTTAGATTTAGTTCCAGAGCTTGGCGACATTGAAGCTATGTCTGTACCACTTGTTGGTTATGTTGGAGCTGGAGAAAAAGTATTAAATTTTGATGATGGCGAGCTTGAACGTATAGAACCACCGCCTTTAGAAGCTTCTGTACTGCGCGTACGTGGCGATTCAATGTGGCCAGTTTATCGTGAGGGAGATTTATTATTTTTTATCCCAACCGATACTTTTGACCCCCAAGCATGCCTCTACCGTGATTGTATCCTACAATTAGTCGATGGACTTACTTACGTAAAAAGAATAATACCAGGACCTGACCCTACACTTTTCACCCTAACATCTTATCGAGGTCCAGAGATCATTGGTGTGCAAATACGCTGGGCATCACCAGTTTTATGGATTAAACGCGCCTAA
- a CDS encoding PDZ domain-containing protein: MAMFTALKLLRRRMQTISLRYYHLPIDICIISVLFFVPACRTRIIDGFPGDFTGVGLEINIATDGPRVVKVINGGAAANAGMQSGDLIVAVDDDDMLNKNLGDVVMKLRGKPKSQVAVTVERKGRRIIFVMQRQQMQKTNGTYRAIEN; the protein is encoded by the coding sequence ATGGCAATGTTTACAGCCTTAAAACTGTTAAGGCGTCGTATGCAAACGATTAGCCTAAGATATTATCATCTGCCAATAGATATTTGTATAATCAGTGTATTATTTTTTGTGCCAGCATGTCGTACCCGCATCATCGATGGGTTTCCTGGTGACTTTACTGGTGTCGGTCTTGAAATAAATATTGCTACTGATGGGCCGCGAGTGGTTAAAGTGATTAATGGTGGTGCCGCCGCAAATGCTGGTATGCAAAGTGGTGATCTGATAGTTGCAGTAGATGATGACGATATGCTTAATAAAAATTTGGGTGATGTGGTTATGAAATTACGTGGCAAACCTAAAAGCCAAGTTGCGGTTACCGTAGAGCGTAAAGGTCGACGCATTATTTTTGTTATGCAACGTCAACAAATGCAGAAAACCAATGGAACCTATCGTGCTATAGAAAATTAA
- the rsmD gene encoding 16S rRNA (guanine(966)-N(2))-methyltransferase RsmD yields MHDISIVRIIAGIARGRHLIAPKGMDTRPTPDRVRESLFSILAMQIEGAHVLDLFAGTGALGLEALSRGAQKVTLVEHSRKVYPVLKRNIATVALPGVELFIMDALRALTHFASLQFSFNLVFLDPPFAQNLIEASLIELVKQNLLLPNALIVCEHLGKRLPPYAPDVLKYKETREFGDVALSFFEA; encoded by the coding sequence ATGCACGACATTAGTATAGTGCGAATTATTGCTGGTATAGCGCGCGGTCGTCATCTTATTGCTCCTAAAGGCATGGATACGAGACCTACACCTGATCGGGTACGAGAATCATTATTTTCTATTCTAGCCATGCAAATTGAAGGTGCACATGTATTAGACCTTTTTGCAGGTACAGGCGCTTTAGGTCTTGAAGCGTTGTCACGTGGTGCCCAAAAAGTCACTTTAGTTGAGCATTCTCGCAAGGTATATCCAGTACTCAAACGTAATATCGCCACCGTAGCGCTACCTGGTGTTGAACTTTTTATTATGGATGCATTGCGTGCATTAACTCATTTTGCTTCGTTGCAATTTAGTTTCAATTTGGTGTTTCTTGATCCTCCGTTTGCCCAAAATTTAATTGAAGCGAGCTTAATAGAACTAGTGAAACAAAATTTGCTGCTTCCAAATGCTCTTATCGTATGCGAACATCTAGGCAAAAGACTACCACCTTATGCACCTGATGTACTGAAATATAAAGAAACACGTGAGTTTGGAGATGTAGCACTTAGCTTTTTTGAGGCATGA
- a CDS encoding rhomboid family intramembrane serine protease, translated as MPTNKANFSFNLGSGGVGPVTKILLIAILVLSLGASIGERKFGFGISMLDFRIDNVLAGELWRLVTYPFVEGSPFGLILSMIVLWFFGNWFEQRWGARDYIRFFAISSIGAALLAIPLSYIFNFILPFTDLGVAQGPDAALDAMLVAMAFSSADSKILFGFILPMRAKTLVFLLLGIVIIFGIQTGAATLSIHVGGMIAGYLLVTGKWRPSYLISKIRRQQKQRRSRGLYVVPPRDRTLN; from the coding sequence GTGCCAACTAACAAAGCAAATTTCAGTTTTAATTTAGGTTCAGGCGGAGTTGGGCCAGTTACGAAAATTTTGCTTATTGCTATTTTAGTACTTTCTCTAGGCGCTTCTATTGGTGAGCGAAAGTTTGGCTTTGGTATCAGTATGCTAGATTTTCGTATCGATAACGTGTTGGCGGGTGAATTATGGCGCCTAGTTACTTACCCATTTGTTGAAGGTTCACCGTTTGGGCTGATTTTGAGTATGATTGTTTTGTGGTTTTTTGGAAATTGGTTTGAGCAACGTTGGGGTGCACGCGATTACATTCGCTTTTTTGCAATATCCTCAATTGGAGCGGCGTTACTGGCTATACCTTTAAGTTATATATTTAATTTCATTTTGCCTTTTACAGATTTGGGTGTTGCACAGGGACCAGATGCGGCTTTAGATGCAATGCTGGTTGCAATGGCTTTTAGTTCTGCAGATTCAAAAATATTATTTGGTTTTATTTTGCCTATGCGGGCAAAGACACTAGTGTTTTTATTGTTAGGGATAGTCATAATTTTTGGTATTCAAACTGGTGCTGCAACTTTATCGATTCATGTGGGCGGTATGATAGCTGGTTATTTATTAGTTACTGGCAAATGGCGTCCATCATATTTAATTTCAAAAATACGTCGTCAGCAAAAACAACGTCGTAGTCGTGGATTATATGTAGTGCCACCACGAGATCGCACTTTAAATTAG
- a CDS encoding DUF2442 domain-containing protein → MYRVTKVIAADDWTLTVTFSSNDIKTFDMKPLLNCEAFMPLTDLTEFKRVRNGGYFIEWPCGADLSADTLFLDAKIS, encoded by the coding sequence ATGTATAGAGTAACCAAAGTTATAGCTGCAGATGATTGGACTCTTACAGTTACTTTCTCTAGCAATGATATTAAAACTTTTGACATGAAACCATTACTCAACTGTGAAGCCTTTATGCCACTTACCGACTTGACTGAATTTAAACGTGTTCGCAATGGCGGTTATTTTATTGAATGGCCCTGCGGAGCTGACCTCAGTGCCGATACTTTATTTTTAGATGCCAAAATATCTTAA
- a CDS encoding DsbA family protein: MSYNVRRLILIASALVLSACVTRGEIEEIKKNQEKILAKLDSLSRAGAAQQRPQRPRGPDRDTVYSVPIDNSPVKGPNDALVTLVIISEFQCPFSKRATATLEEIEKTYSNDIRFVFKHNPLPFHNRALPAANAATCANEQGKFWKMHDLLFAEQQSLDDAGLEAKAKTIGLNIDKFKNCLSSNKYSNQIKSDQTLAVRLGARGTPAFFINGKFLSGAQPFPAFKALIDAELKKAKDSGVAKSEYYEKQIVEKGKKSL, encoded by the coding sequence ATGAGCTATAACGTCAGACGCCTTATACTAATAGCTTCCGCTTTAGTTTTAAGTGCGTGCGTGACCAGGGGTGAAATCGAAGAAATTAAAAAAAATCAAGAAAAAATTCTAGCAAAACTTGATTCCTTATCACGTGCTGGCGCAGCTCAACAGCGACCACAGCGTCCTCGTGGGCCTGATCGTGATACGGTATATTCTGTGCCAATTGATAATTCACCGGTAAAAGGTCCCAATGATGCTTTAGTAACCCTAGTAATCATTTCTGAATTTCAATGCCCCTTTAGTAAACGGGCAACAGCTACGCTTGAAGAAATTGAAAAAACGTATAGTAATGACATACGTTTTGTTTTTAAACATAACCCACTACCTTTTCATAATAGAGCCCTACCAGCAGCCAACGCTGCCACTTGTGCCAACGAACAGGGTAAATTCTGGAAAATGCACGACTTGCTATTTGCTGAACAGCAAAGCCTTGATGATGCGGGACTTGAAGCCAAAGCTAAAACAATTGGGCTAAATATCGATAAATTTAAAAACTGCCTATCATCAAATAAATACAGCAATCAAATCAAATCTGATCAGACTTTAGCAGTTAGGCTCGGCGCCCGCGGCACACCAGCCTTTTTCATTAATGGAAAATTTCTATCGGGTGCTCAACCCTTCCCAGCATTTAAGGCACTCATTGATGCTGAGCTAAAAAAAGCAAAAGACAGCGGTGTGGCTAAGAGCGAATACTACGAAAAACAAATCGTCGAAAAAGGCAAAAAATCTTTGTAA